TGAAGGCGACCTACCAGACGGCGCCCAGACCGCCCGGGCCCACGTTCGCGTTCACCCTCGACAACGAGCACCTGGCGAAGCTGGCCCGCACACCGGTCGCCGTCCACAAGATCCTCGTCGTGATGCTCGTCCCGCGAGAACGCGACCAGTGGCTGGCCGCCGGCCACGACCGGCTCGACCTGCGGCACTGCTGCTACTGGACCAACCTCGCCGGGCACCCCGTGACCGGCCGGCGCCGGACCACCGTACGGATCCCCACCACGCGGATCTTCGACGACCGGGCGCTGTGCGAGATCATGACCCGGGTCGGGTCGGGAGGGACACCTTGATGCACTGGCACTCACCGAACCTCGAACCACTGACGTCCCCGTCCGAGTACGGGGACTTCTCCGACTCGGGGACGCCCGACCCCGCACACGTCGACCCGGCCGTGCTGGGGGCGCTGCTGCACCGGCACGGCTGGCAGCGCCGGGGCGGGGCGGCCGGGCGGTACGGGCGCTGGACGCCGCCCGGATACTCGGGGACCAGCCTCCTCGTCCCGGAGAGCCGGGCCTTCCCCGACTGCGCCGACCTGCTGGAGGAGGCGCTGACCGCGCTCTCGCGCAGCGCGCTGCCGTCCGCGCGGGAGGTGCTGTACGGACTGAGCGTGCCCAGCGACGAGATCCGCTGGGACCGCCGGATCCCGGAGGGCCCCGAGGGGCCGTACGGGCCCCAGGGCGCGGCGGCGTGGACGGTGCAGGAGCAGCTCCGCTCGGCCGCCAGGCAGCTCCTGCTCGCGGGGGCCCTCGCGGACCGCGCCAGGGCCGGGTACTACGGGGCCCGGCACCGCGGACAGGCCGAACGCGCCCTGGACGGGGTCCTGGTGGGGCCGGCCCCCGGCGGGCGCAGGCTCACCGCGTACGTCCCGGTGGACGGCGGGCGGGGCACCATGACCCGGCTGCACCACGCCCTGCACGCGGCGCGGGAGGCCGTGGACTACCGGCGGGCCACCGGCGGCATGGAGGCCTTCGACGCGGCGGTCGAGGCCGGGGTCAGCCGGGAGCTGGCGGACGCGCTGATCGCGCTC
The Streptomyces sp. NBC_01296 DNA segment above includes these coding regions:
- a CDS encoding DUF4365 domain-containing protein — encoded protein: MALAQPEPGGMLQGRTDPRSEARTGPLRGTLATTACMETLQVGYLHAVAAAAGCSLSQPFPDNGIDWQVNHGAPEHVVDDEVTIKVQLKATYQTAPRPPGPTFAFTLDNEHLAKLARTPVAVHKILVVMLVPRERDQWLAAGHDRLDLRHCCYWTNLAGHPVTGRRRTTVRIPTTRIFDDRALCEIMTRVGSGGTP